Proteins encoded by one window of Cystobacter ferrugineus:
- a CDS encoding VOC family protein, with the protein MDTMLNRESEEKVEPTLKLNFYSHATLECRDIQHTRRFFKEFLGFETVQMSDNSFWARLGGDQIIVVVQGSARAKEMPFLNHNGLDVENEAAVDEAYAVVKRDAEKWGLKKITKPVVQHGTYCFYFWDMDDNAWEILCNPPGGYSWGFARGDQEGAGHMSRTFKRPESTLGKGR; encoded by the coding sequence ATGGACACCATGCTCAATCGCGAGTCAGAGGAGAAGGTCGAGCCCACGCTCAAACTCAACTTCTACAGCCACGCGACACTGGAGTGCCGCGACATCCAGCACACGCGGCGATTCTTCAAGGAGTTCCTCGGCTTCGAGACCGTCCAGATGTCGGACAACTCATTCTGGGCCCGGCTCGGCGGCGATCAGATCATCGTGGTCGTGCAGGGTTCGGCTCGCGCGAAGGAGATGCCCTTCCTCAACCACAATGGGCTCGACGTCGAGAACGAGGCCGCCGTCGACGAGGCCTACGCGGTGGTGAAGCGCGACGCGGAGAAGTGGGGCCTGAAGAAGATCACGAAGCCAGTCGTCCAGCACGGCACCTATTGCTTCTATTTCTGGGACATGGACGACAACGCCTGGGAAATCCTGTGCAATCCACCGGGCGGTTACTCCTGGGGCTTCGCGCGCGGAGACCAGGAAGGTGCGGGCCATATGAGCCGCACGTTCAAGCGCCCGGAATCGACCCTCGGCAAGGGCAGGTAG
- a CDS encoding cyclic nucleotide-binding domain-containing protein has product MSDTSRELNDGAVQRSSSEQPEEVLLDYEYLAEAWAQRGWVMRAIALCKVILRLEPAHAPTRRLLAELDVRKREPLAPSEPSVPMPMEQGLAHETGWNEGGTSQPVSLLAQLGEEEFLSVMEALELREFHSGETIVEEGEPGDSMFAIVEGSVEVVRTLTSGRRRTVAFLGEGDFFGEMSILSGVPRLASVKAFERTAVLELSRERLEQITQQYPSVAEMLKAYHHERLLSDVLRGNPLFRLLPPERRATLAREFQLRARAKGAILLEQGQPVDGLYLLLRGRCQVLHRHPDGSERVLRTLEEGDVFGEISLMLGLTATATVRAETTCLLLRLDWGSCDRFLMDQRGLCDALSRMGNERLLYSSRLFLETAARAEAPPST; this is encoded by the coding sequence ATGTCCGACACGTCGCGCGAGCTGAATGATGGGGCCGTTCAACGCTCTTCCAGTGAGCAGCCGGAAGAGGTGCTCTTGGATTACGAGTACCTGGCGGAGGCGTGGGCTCAGCGGGGATGGGTGATGCGCGCCATCGCCCTGTGCAAGGTCATCCTCCGGCTCGAGCCGGCTCATGCGCCGACGCGGCGACTGCTCGCGGAACTCGACGTCCGGAAGAGGGAGCCCCTGGCTCCGTCGGAGCCCTCCGTGCCGATGCCCATGGAGCAGGGACTGGCCCACGAGACGGGCTGGAACGAGGGAGGAACTTCGCAGCCCGTCTCCCTGCTCGCGCAGCTCGGCGAAGAGGAGTTCCTGTCGGTCATGGAGGCGCTGGAACTGCGGGAGTTCCACTCCGGGGAGACCATCGTCGAGGAAGGAGAGCCGGGCGATTCGATGTTCGCCATCGTGGAGGGGAGCGTGGAGGTGGTGCGGACGCTGACATCGGGGCGGCGGCGCACGGTTGCCTTCCTGGGCGAGGGCGATTTCTTCGGGGAGATGTCCATCCTCTCCGGTGTGCCGAGGCTCGCGAGCGTCAAGGCGTTCGAGCGCACGGCGGTCCTGGAACTGTCACGGGAGCGGCTGGAACAGATCACCCAGCAGTATCCCTCCGTGGCGGAGATGCTGAAAGCCTATCACCATGAGCGCCTGCTGAGTGACGTGCTCCGTGGCAATCCGCTCTTCCGGCTCCTCCCTCCCGAGCGCAGGGCGACCCTGGCCCGTGAATTCCAGCTCCGTGCCAGGGCGAAGGGGGCGATCCTGCTCGAACAGGGCCAGCCGGTGGATGGCCTGTACCTGCTGCTGCGGGGCCGGTGCCAGGTGCTGCACCGTCACCCGGACGGCAGCGAGAGGGTCCTGCGGACGCTGGAAGAAGGCGACGTCTTCGGGGAGATCTCCCTGATGCTCGGCCTGACAGCCACCGCCACCGTGCGCGCGGAGACGACCTGCCTGCTGCTGCGGTTGGACTGGGGAAGCTGCGACCGGTTCCTCATGGATCAGCGCGGGTTGTGCGACGCACTCTCACGGATGGGCAACGAGCGCCTGCTGTACTCCTCCAGGCTGTTCCTGGAAACCGCGGCGCGCGCGGAGGCGCCGCCGAGCACCTGA
- a CDS encoding SCO family protein: MSSRSRPASALFALAFLLLLARRAEAFGPPTHSEPALNTPPSALEAIRVDEKLGESLPLDTELIDESGRRVTLRQMLSPDRPTVLSLAYFRCPQLCSLVLKGLVKSLSETQLELGKDYHSITLSIDPRDTPEEASKWRARYLQQLGQPEQAPWRFLTGTQEQVKKVADAVGFGYAYDKSSDQYAHAAVVMVLSPQGTVSRYLYGVDFPAMDMRLAINEAAQGKAGITLERVMLSCFKYDPATRRYGFYVFGFLRMWWLVGIGMAATLAVLIRRNSRQRPASGKGA; this comes from the coding sequence TTGTCGAGCCGATCCCGCCCCGCATCCGCCTTGTTCGCCCTGGCCTTCCTGCTGTTGCTCGCGAGACGCGCCGAGGCGTTTGGTCCTCCGACCCACTCGGAGCCCGCGCTGAACACCCCACCCTCGGCGCTCGAAGCGATCCGGGTGGACGAGAAGCTGGGCGAGTCGCTTCCGTTGGACACGGAGCTCATCGACGAGAGCGGTCGGCGCGTCACGCTCCGGCAAATGCTGTCCCCGGACCGCCCAACAGTGCTCTCCCTGGCCTACTTCCGTTGCCCCCAGCTCTGCAGTCTGGTGCTCAAGGGCCTCGTCAAGAGCTTGAGCGAGACCCAGCTCGAGCTGGGCAAGGACTACCATTCGATCACCCTCTCCATCGACCCGCGTGACACGCCCGAGGAGGCCTCGAAGTGGCGGGCGCGCTACCTGCAGCAGCTGGGTCAGCCCGAGCAGGCCCCGTGGCGGTTCCTCACCGGCACGCAAGAGCAGGTGAAGAAGGTGGCGGACGCAGTGGGCTTTGGCTACGCGTATGACAAATCCTCCGACCAGTACGCGCACGCGGCGGTGGTGATGGTCCTGTCGCCGCAAGGGACGGTCAGCCGCTATCTCTACGGCGTCGACTTCCCCGCCATGGACATGCGCCTGGCCATCAACGAGGCCGCTCAAGGCAAGGCGGGAATCACGCTCGAGCGGGTCATGCTCTCGTGCTTCAAGTACGATCCAGCGACGCGGCGCTACGGCTTCTACGTCTTCGGCTTCCTGCGGATGTGGTGGCTCGTGGGAATCGGCATGGCCGCGACCCTGGCGGTGCTGATTCGCAGGAACTCGCGCCAACGGCCCGCGTCGGGGAAAGGCGCTTGA